The Methanofollis sp. genome contains the following window.
CGCAAGGTAGCGCTCCACGCCCCGCACGTGCCCGGCGCCGATCACCGCCATCACCCTGTCGTAACGCCGCGAGAGGTCGATAAGGCGGCGGGCGAGGTACGCGTCCCTCTCGTCGATGAGGGCCCGCGCCCCGTTCGGCGAGAACTTCCTGAACTCCTCCAGAGCCACGGCGACGACGTCCTGGTTCTTCAGGGCCTCGATGTCCACTTTCTGGTCCTCGGTCCCGCCGAGAGAGACCGCCAGGGCGTAGACCATCTTCACCTTCTCCCAGAGGGTCATCCCCTGCCAGAACCTGGCCAGGGTCAGCCTGATATCGCGGTCGATGAGAGCCAGGGGCAGGCCGCGGCCCTCCACCTCCTCGATGGCCGCGACCATCTCCGCACCCGGTTCCACCCCGACGTCCATCCCGATCTTGCGCTGGAGATAGGCCAGAGTCCACTGGAAAAGAAGCTGCGAGAAGTTCCCGGCCTTCAAGACCTCTTCGACCTTCGGCGGCGCCTGCTCCTTCCTGAGAGCCGAATATCTCCCGGCGTCGAGTTCGACCCCGACGATATCGGGTGCGAACTCCTCGATCGTCGCCCGCACCTCCTCGACACTCTTCTCCGATACATGCGCCGTTCCGACGAGTTTGATCTCACCCATGAACGACCCACACTCCTTCGCTGTCAATCACCGCAACACTTCCTGAAGGGACAGGCACGGCCTCCATGACCGCCCTGATCCCTGCTTCCTCCCTGACCTCGGCACTCTGCCGTTCAAGCAGGGCGCGGGCAAGGGCGAGAGCCGCCTCCCGACCAATCGGCCGCCCGAGGCCAGGGCACTCGGAGACGATCAGTCGGTCCCCGTCCAGCATAAAAGGATAGGTCCGGCAGATCCAGGGGCGGGCGGCGTACACCGTACACCGCACGCCGTCGAGAAAGCGGCAGCGTCCGCCCTCGCGCCGCAGGCACCAGTCGAAGGTGAAACGCCGGCCGTCCTCGCCGTCCAGAAAATCTGGGTACGGGTCCGCGACCTCGTCGGCAGGGATGCCCGACGCCCCGGCCACCGCCCGCACCTCAGCCGGCGAGACGATGACGAGATTCGAGTCCCCCGACACCTCGGTGCAGCAGGCGCCGCACCGCGTGCAGGCGAACCCGACCCCCATGACCTCGTCGGCGAGGTCGTCTACTCCCCGCATATCCTCTCGAAGTTGCGGAAGACCAGGTCGCCGTTCTCGGTGTGACTCACCTCGGGGTGCCACTGGACCCCGTAGATGCGGTCCTTCTCTGACCCCATCGCCTCGACAGGGCAGATGTCTGACCGGGCATAGACCGTGAAGCCCTCCGGGACCTGCTTCACCTCGTCCGCGTGCGAGGCCCAGACATGGATCTGGTCCGGGTAGCCCGCCAGGATCTCGCTCTTCCCGGCGATGTCGACGGCGACGCCGCCGTAGCCCCCGTGGGCGCCCGGCCCGACGATGCCGCCGCGTGCCGTCGCGATGATATGGAGACCGAGGCAGATGCCGAGCACCGGCAGTCCGAGGTCCAGGTACGCAGCAGCGTTGCCGGCGCGTTCGAGCGTGGGCCCGCCGCCGAGAATGATCCCCCTGCACCCTTTCTCCACCTCGGCCGGAGAGGTGGTGTTCGGGACCATCGCCACCTCTATCTCCAGGTCCCGCAGTTTGCGGTGGATGAGGTGGTTGAATTGCCCATGGTTGTTCACGACAAAAATGGGAAGCATCAAAAAGGTATGGAGATGTCAGGGTATATCATTTTTCAGCGGAAGGAGATCGTGGTCGAGAGGATCGCAGACCTGATCTCCTCCGCGGAGTGGCCCATGAGCCGCGCCAGGAACATGGCGCCGCCGGCACCCATGCCTTCCTTCACCTCGCCCTCGCAGTACCGGGCGATGCCGGTGTCGCCGATGGTCCCGAAGTCGGGGTCGACGAAGTATGCCTTCACGCCGATCGCGTCCGCGATCGCCTCGACATTCGCCGAGGCGTCTCTGCGCACGTACTCGGTCGTCGCAATGGGCACCGTCGTCTTCCCGAGGCCCTTCAGGACGGCGTCGACGGCGAGCATCTGGGTGCCGCCGCCAAAGACCAGGGTGCCGATAAAGGTACTCGCAATACCGGCGGCCACCGGCATCATCGGGTCGCCGCCGATCCGCACGACGT
Protein-coding sequences here:
- a CDS encoding TraB/GumN family protein, which encodes MGEIKLVGTAHVSEKSVEEVRATIEEFAPDIVGVELDAGRYSALRKEQAPPKVEEVLKAGNFSQLLFQWTLAYLQRKIGMDVGVEPGAEMVAAIEEVEGRGLPLALIDRDIRLTLARFWQGMTLWEKVKMVYALAVSLGGTEDQKVDIEALKNQDVVAVALEEFRKFSPNGARALIDERDAYLARRLIDLSRRYDRVMAVIGAGHVRGVERYLAAPDLLPSDAELTAAPKTYPWGKILGGIVVVIFALLIISIAFSGVGTGVLVWAVLYWVLINGVLAAAFTIAAGGHPLSAATAFAVAWATSLNPLVAAGWFAALTEAKIRKPSAADFQKIMDAANFSEMRKVPIFRVVLVAALANVGSTLGTIAYFAFISPILGIDPTVIIPQGFANFIDWLGSLLPF
- a CDS encoding YkgJ family cysteine cluster protein; amino-acid sequence: MRGVDDLADEVMGVGFACTRCGACCTEVSGDSNLVIVSPAEVRAVAGASGIPADEVADPYPDFLDGEDGRRFTFDWCLRREGGRCRFLDGVRCTVYAARPWICRTYPFMLDGDRLIVSECPGLGRPIGREAALALARALLERQSAEVREEAGIRAVMEAVPVPSGSVAVIDSEGVWVVHG
- a CDS encoding GMP synthase subunit A, giving the protein MLPIFVVNNHGQFNHLIHRKLRDLEIEVAMVPNTTSPAEVEKGCRGIILGGGPTLERAGNAAAYLDLGLPVLGICLGLHIIATARGGIVGPGAHGGYGGVAVDIAGKSEILAGYPDQIHVWASHADEVKQVPEGFTVYARSDICPVEAMGSEKDRIYGVQWHPEVSHTENGDLVFRNFERICGE